The proteins below come from a single Rhodothermaceae bacterium genomic window:
- a CDS encoding FAD:protein FMN transferase, whose amino-acid sequence MQTVRLALNAMATRFELVIHGEDAVLLRAAGEEALSEIKRLDQRLSFYNPTSEISHINDNASKYPVQITPELYSLLKMASDLHDKTEGAFDVTVGPLMRCWGFVRGSGAWPKESAREEALEKTGMDQVLLDEEEYTVAFKQHGMAIDLGAIGKGYAIQEAADLLRECGIMSALLHGGTSTMAAIGTPSPGDEGWTIGVVDPLDESSMLTSTTICDEAFSVSAPHGKAFKKGDQVWGHVIDPRVGYPVQGAAVAAVIHSSAIVCDAVSTALLAMNRTEIDQMAQKFQDIRILCAYSDGNELNFVSNGFNLVNSTILNDEKNG is encoded by the coding sequence ATGCAAACCGTTCGACTGGCGCTTAACGCCATGGCGACACGGTTTGAGTTGGTGATTCATGGGGAGGATGCTGTGCTCCTGAGAGCGGCAGGTGAGGAGGCTCTATCCGAAATCAAACGTTTGGATCAGCGACTAAGCTTCTATAACCCAACCAGCGAAATCAGCCATATCAACGATAACGCATCGAAGTACCCCGTACAGATCACACCAGAGCTCTATTCCCTCCTGAAAATGGCCTCTGACCTTCACGACAAGACAGAAGGTGCGTTTGATGTCACAGTGGGACCACTCATGCGTTGTTGGGGATTTGTGCGCGGCTCGGGTGCCTGGCCCAAAGAATCCGCAAGGGAAGAGGCCCTGGAAAAAACCGGGATGGATCAGGTACTGCTGGATGAAGAAGAATATACAGTCGCCTTCAAGCAACATGGAATGGCCATTGACCTTGGTGCGATCGGAAAAGGGTATGCCATTCAGGAGGCTGCAGATCTACTGCGGGAATGTGGAATCATGTCTGCCCTCCTTCACGGAGGCACAAGCACTATGGCAGCCATCGGAACACCGTCCCCAGGCGATGAGGGATGGACAATCGGAGTCGTCGATCCCCTGGACGAATCTAGCATGCTGACATCAACGACCATCTGTGACGAAGCCTTCTCGGTGTCGGCTCCCCATGGGAAGGCATTCAAGAAAGGGGATCAGGTATGGGGACATGTAATTGATCCGCGTGTTGGCTATCCTGTACAAGGTGCTGCAGTTGCCGCGGTAATCCATTCATCGGCAATAGTCTGCGATGCAGTCTCAACGGCACTCTTGGCCATGAATCGTACCGAAATAGATCAGATGGCACAGAAATTTCAGGATATACGTATACTTTGTGCATACTCCGATGGAAATGAACTAAATTTTGTTTCCAATGGGTTCAATTTAGTAAACTCAACGATTCTCAATGACGAAAAAAACGGTTAG
- a CDS encoding glycogen synthase, translating to MDQLTNVLFVTGEIDPFANESDIGTLTRYLPKGLSEDGSFGTRIMMPRYGTISERKNRLHQVIRLCGTKVSMGSQMETLAVKVAAIPGTRCQVYFMDSNRFFKRKGLHQDKLGNTFDDNSARALFFARSTLETVRKLQWKPDIVHAFGWISGFLPLLLATEYKNDELFESVKTVVFTPDRIEADAIISNDLIENMKLPLNGDISGISLSDLGAKFSDIVAYPPSLTPDSEASVHFSTDTQEMILQATDLYQMACSAEPA from the coding sequence ATGGACCAACTGACCAATGTATTGTTCGTCACAGGAGAAATTGACCCATTTGCTAATGAAAGTGATATCGGAACGTTAACGCGCTATTTACCTAAGGGTCTGAGTGAGGATGGTTCTTTTGGAACCAGGATTATGATGCCGCGCTATGGCACGATCAGTGAGCGGAAAAATCGACTGCACCAGGTGATTCGCCTCTGCGGTACGAAGGTGAGTATGGGCAGCCAAATGGAAACACTAGCCGTTAAGGTTGCAGCAATTCCTGGAACACGATGCCAGGTCTACTTCATGGACAGCAACCGATTTTTTAAGCGAAAAGGTTTGCATCAAGATAAGCTTGGGAATACGTTCGACGATAATTCAGCGCGTGCACTCTTTTTTGCGCGCTCAACTCTGGAAACCGTACGCAAATTACAATGGAAGCCCGATATCGTCCATGCGTTCGGCTGGATCAGTGGCTTTTTGCCCTTGCTCTTGGCAACGGAATACAAGAACGACGAATTATTTGAATCCGTCAAAACGGTAGTCTTTACTCCAGATCGCATTGAGGCGGACGCGATCATCTCCAATGACCTCATCGAAAATATGAAGCTCCCCCTCAATGGGGATATTTCTGGAATAAGTCTGTCTGATCTGGGCGCCAAATTTTCGGATATTGTCGCGTACCCTCCCTCTCTGACCCCAGACTCTGAAGCATCGGTACATTTCAGCACCGATACGCAGGAAATGATTCTGCAGGCCACGGATCTCTATCAAATGGCATGCAGTGCTGAGCCAGCTTGA
- a CDS encoding DUF1080 domain-containing protein, with product MCRIIPFLLLIIIVLPVQAQTGVGTPAPEGATVLFDGTREALDENWTYWEGPRFAAELPIKWEIVDDPVDEGTVVSSKDPAAAGGLYGAADIVTKEKFRDFRAHVEFLITETSGNSGVYLQNRYEIQVLDGDSTMHGMAAVINEKASTYWPYNGTGQWNAYDVVFRAARFSEEGERTEPAMVTLYFNGVKVHENVPIQKVWGGPNSGIDGGNDEGRGITDVPGGLKLQAEGHDVRYRNIWIQELDLLEPDTDF from the coding sequence ATGTGTAGAATCATCCCATTTCTGCTTCTGATCATTATCGTCCTTCCGGTGCAGGCTCAAACCGGTGTTGGTACACCTGCTCCAGAGGGGGCCACGGTTCTTTTTGATGGAACCCGGGAAGCACTTGACGAGAACTGGACTTACTGGGAGGGCCCCCGATTTGCAGCCGAGCTACCCATAAAATGGGAAATTGTTGATGATCCGGTGGATGAGGGGACGGTGGTCAGCAGTAAGGATCCTGCCGCTGCAGGAGGACTCTATGGTGCGGCTGATATCGTGACCAAGGAGAAATTCCGTGACTTCCGTGCCCATGTTGAATTCCTGATTACGGAAACCAGTGGAAACAGCGGTGTTTATCTCCAGAATCGTTATGAGATCCAAGTCCTGGATGGGGATTCAACGATGCACGGTATGGCTGCAGTCATCAATGAGAAGGCATCCACATACTGGCCGTACAATGGCACAGGGCAGTGGAACGCGTATGATGTGGTATTCCGTGCTGCTCGTTTTTCGGAGGAGGGCGAGCGAACAGAGCCCGCCATGGTGACGCTCTATTTTAATGGGGTTAAGGTTCACGAGAATGTGCCAATCCAGAAAGTATGGGGAGGCCCCAATTCGGGCATAGATGGTGGAAATGATGAGGGACGCGGCATCACAGATGTCCCCGGTGGGCTAAAATTGCAAGCCGAAGGCCATGATGTGCGCTATCGGAATATCTGGATCCAGGAGCTTGATCTTTTAGAGCCTGACACAGATTTTTGA
- a CDS encoding glucosamine-6-phosphate deaminase codes for MDLSQTSSIPMSTPMDSYREHLPVHIFEDAASLALEVAHHIGARINERTAQGLNTVLGLPTGSTPLDVYKELIRMHQEDGLDFSKVITFDLAEYYPIDPGRMQSYYRFLRENLLNHINVPVDQAHGLPGNLAEDHVDDWCRSYEEMIQDAGGLDLVLLRIGRSGHIAFNEPGSSRNDRTRKVILDSITRKDAASHFFGDDHVPRQGLTVGVGTILDSREIVLMATGEGKAGIIRRAVEDPINEEVTASYLREHPKSAVYLDRAAAGRLTREQTPWLVSDVKWDLEMAKRAIIWLSERVGKAILQLEKADFHNNRLHSLVYAYPEIDEICFRVFEDLRHRIRYQNQLPKGKRVILFSPHPDDDVISMGGMLDKLARNQNEIIVAYMTNGSVAVFDADVSRYLGFVEMCLNELGITGEAAKVFRARREELLRFLENKSTGEIDLSSVQHLKSAIRYAEAIAGIEVMGLSQSNARFIDLPFYQTGRIKKKPVGDEDTQILLDLMNEHEPDHIFVAGDLSDPHGTHRVCYVAIKMALARYNRERGVQGPMVWLYRGAWQEWEIHQADVFTPISRAEMARKIEAIFKHESQKDRAMFPGAHDDREFWQRARDRNTATAEALNRLGLPEFYAAEAFVTGYTL; via the coding sequence ATGGACTTATCCCAGACCTCCTCAATCCCTATGTCAACTCCTATGGATTCGTATCGTGAGCATTTACCAGTGCACATTTTCGAGGATGCAGCGTCTTTGGCACTTGAGGTTGCACATCACATCGGGGCGCGTATCAATGAGCGTACGGCCCAGGGACTGAACACGGTTCTTGGTCTTCCCACCGGATCCACCCCTCTGGATGTATACAAGGAATTGATTCGGATGCATCAGGAAGATGGTCTGGATTTTTCCAAGGTCATCACCTTTGATCTAGCGGAATATTATCCGATAGATCCAGGCCGTATGCAAAGCTATTACCGCTTTCTTCGGGAAAACCTTCTGAATCACATCAATGTCCCGGTAGATCAGGCACATGGGTTACCCGGGAATTTGGCGGAGGACCACGTAGATGACTGGTGCCGGTCCTATGAAGAAATGATTCAGGATGCCGGAGGGCTGGACCTTGTTTTGCTGCGGATTGGGCGAAGTGGACATATTGCGTTTAACGAGCCGGGAAGCTCGCGAAATGATCGGACCAGGAAGGTAATCCTGGATTCAATTACCCGAAAGGATGCTGCCAGTCACTTCTTTGGAGATGATCATGTACCCCGCCAAGGTTTAACGGTTGGCGTGGGGACCATCCTGGATTCCCGTGAAATCGTTCTGATGGCCACTGGGGAAGGTAAGGCGGGTATCATTCGACGAGCAGTCGAAGATCCGATCAATGAAGAGGTGACGGCCTCCTATTTGCGGGAACATCCGAAAAGTGCAGTCTATTTGGATCGTGCTGCGGCGGGTAGACTGACCAGGGAACAGACCCCGTGGCTGGTCTCTGATGTAAAATGGGATCTGGAAATGGCCAAGCGTGCGATCATCTGGCTATCTGAACGTGTTGGGAAAGCAATTCTTCAGCTCGAGAAGGCAGACTTTCATAATAATCGTCTCCACAGCCTAGTCTATGCCTACCCGGAAATTGACGAAATATGTTTTCGTGTATTTGAAGACTTGCGTCACAGGATCCGTTATCAGAATCAGCTTCCCAAGGGCAAACGTGTGATTCTCTTTAGCCCCCACCCGGATGATGATGTAATCTCCATGGGAGGAATGCTGGATAAGCTGGCCCGGAATCAGAACGAGATTATTGTTGCGTACATGACCAATGGATCGGTTGCTGTTTTTGATGCAGATGTATCCCGTTATCTGGGTTTTGTGGAGATGTGCCTGAATGAGCTCGGTATCACCGGGGAAGCGGCGAAGGTTTTCCGGGCACGCAGAGAGGAATTGTTAAGGTTTTTGGAAAACAAGTCCACGGGTGAAATAGATCTTTCTTCCGTGCAGCATCTCAAATCTGCTATCCGGTATGCGGAGGCGATTGCGGGAATTGAGGTGATGGGGCTCAGTCAGTCGAATGCGCGGTTTATTGACTTGCCATTCTACCAGACCGGACGGATCAAGAAGAAACCGGTTGGAGACGAGGACACCCAGATTCTCCTGGATCTTATGAACGAACACGAACCTGACCATATTTTTGTGGCGGGAGATCTTTCAGATCCTCACGGCACCCACCGGGTCTGTTATGTTGCGATCAAGATGGCCTTGGCGCGCTACAACCGTGAGAGGGGAGTGCAGGGGCCAATGGTTTGGCTCTATCGTGGTGCATGGCAGGAATGGGAAATCCACCAAGCCGATGTATTTACCCCTATCTCAAGAGCGGAAATGGCACGTAAGATTGAGGCCATCTTTAAGCACGAGAGCCAGAAGGATCGGGCAATGTTCCCCGGTGCACACGATGATCGAGAATTTTGGCAAAGGGCCCGGGACCGTAATACGGCAACAGCGGAAGCTCTGAACCGTCTCGGGTTACCGGAATTCTATGCTGCTGAAGCCTTTGTAACCGGCTATACGTTATAG
- a CDS encoding Gfo/Idh/MocA family oxidoreductase, whose product MTKKTVSRRAFLMGGAALSGAGLVRAANIKTRPWPGNRDDVHCGIIGYGPQGREITATLARVPGAVVSAICDTYAPMLRRAQRDAPDATRHADYREILDNPDIQAVIVATPTHLHRDIVLDSLEAGKNVYCEAPMASSIDAAKSIARAARDASGQIFQVGQIYRSNPQHRSVFQFMRSGAIGRPAMARGQWHAKESWRRASPNAERVRELNWRLDPELTTGLIGEAALLQMDVAYWVLDELPTAVHGFGQIMGWDDGREVPDTIQAVFEFPSGLHMLFDATLVSSYEEAYEVYMGSESTIVFRDRGKAWMFKEVDSLMLGWEVYARKDRFYKETGIALLANATQLDAQNVDPTEDDPNVETPLWYAMQEFMDNHAFGPYPPAANWERGLEAAAIAITANQAIMERTHKEISPSLYTLD is encoded by the coding sequence ATGACGAAAAAAACGGTTAGTCGAAGAGCTTTTCTTATGGGCGGTGCTGCCCTCAGCGGAGCAGGCCTTGTACGTGCAGCCAACATCAAAACCAGGCCATGGCCCGGCAACCGCGATGACGTTCATTGTGGCATCATTGGTTATGGTCCACAGGGACGAGAAATCACTGCTACACTTGCTCGTGTCCCTGGTGCAGTAGTCTCAGCTATCTGTGACACCTATGCTCCCATGCTCCGCCGTGCACAGCGGGACGCACCGGATGCAACACGACATGCGGACTATCGCGAGATTCTCGACAATCCGGATATCCAGGCCGTGATCGTAGCAACCCCTACACATCTGCACCGCGATATTGTACTTGATTCGCTGGAGGCGGGCAAGAATGTATACTGTGAAGCTCCAATGGCATCCTCAATTGACGCTGCCAAATCAATTGCACGTGCTGCACGGGATGCATCTGGTCAAATCTTCCAGGTCGGCCAGATTTATCGCTCAAACCCACAACACCGCTCAGTATTTCAATTTATGCGCAGTGGAGCAATCGGTAGGCCTGCGATGGCACGTGGGCAGTGGCATGCGAAAGAGAGTTGGCGGCGAGCCTCCCCCAATGCTGAACGCGTTCGTGAACTGAACTGGCGTCTGGATCCCGAGCTGACTACCGGATTAATTGGCGAAGCTGCATTACTGCAGATGGATGTTGCCTACTGGGTGCTCGATGAGCTTCCGACCGCGGTTCACGGGTTTGGACAAATCATGGGATGGGATGATGGACGAGAGGTACCTGACACGATTCAGGCGGTCTTTGAGTTTCCAAGTGGTCTGCACATGCTCTTTGACGCAACTCTTGTGAGCTCCTATGAGGAGGCTTATGAAGTTTACATGGGATCCGAGAGTACCATTGTGTTCCGCGACCGGGGTAAAGCATGGATGTTCAAGGAGGTAGACTCCTTGATGCTTGGCTGGGAGGTATACGCGAGAAAAGACCGCTTCTACAAAGAAACCGGTATTGCCCTTTTAGCCAATGCAACCCAGCTGGATGCCCAAAATGTAGATCCAACTGAAGATGATCCCAATGTCGAAACTCCCCTATGGTATGCAATGCAGGAGTTCATGGATAATCACGCCTTTGGACCTTACCCACCCGCTGCAAACTGGGAGCGGGGATTAGAGGCTGCCGCGATTGCAATTACTGCGAACCAAGCCATTATGGAGCGTACCCACAAAGAGATCAGTCCGTCGTTGTATACGCTGGATTAA
- the msrA gene encoding peptide-methionine (S)-S-oxide reductase MsrA — protein sequence MEQATFGAGCFWGVEVTFQQMPGVIDTAVGYSGGTIKNPTYREVCSSRTGHAEVVNITFDPAVVEYTQLLDIFWENHNPTTLNRQGPDVGTQYRSVIFYHSDAQKMEAEESLLQRQTKLTDPIVTEIVPACTFYRAEEYHQRYLEKRGLTHCHI from the coding sequence ATGGAACAAGCAACCTTTGGAGCCGGCTGTTTCTGGGGAGTGGAAGTAACCTTCCAACAGATGCCCGGTGTCATCGATACTGCAGTGGGCTATTCCGGTGGGACCATCAAAAATCCAACTTATCGTGAGGTCTGTTCAAGCCGCACGGGTCATGCGGAGGTTGTGAACATTACTTTTGACCCAGCTGTGGTTGAGTACACACAACTGCTAGATATTTTCTGGGAGAATCACAATCCAACAACCTTAAACCGTCAGGGACCAGACGTGGGCACCCAGTATCGTTCCGTCATCTTCTATCACTCTGACGCACAAAAAATGGAGGCGGAAGAGTCATTGCTTCAAAGACAAACGAAACTGACCGATCCCATTGTAACGGAGATCGTTCCTGCCTGCACATTCTATCGCGCAGAGGAATACCATCAGCGATACCTAGAAAAGCGTGGGCTGACCCACTGCCACATATAG
- a CDS encoding (Fe-S)-binding protein, producing MLTLTEKALFTLAALFAVYGTGLGFSTVFKIIQRGQSPALKLDWRRTLRAMGAWITMGGMWKMRPLTSTIHASLAWGFVLYLLVNVVDLARGYFSTLILFPDWITQGYRLTVDLASGAVLLAMLLLLLRRFILPGREVLTQRDNILRIKEVRLPFLRQTISRDSAIVGFFILFHVGFRLLGESVAIGLHGPDPWQPLASSITPLWSDLSPNSLTIWHHVCWWGALGLILAFAPYFPYTKHFHFIMAGVNFITQEKRSSPGALDPIDFEDENTDVFGALTLEQLPQSSIADTFACIMCNRCQDVCPAYATGKELSPAALEINKRYFVNEHLSDLAAGGISAIGLTEYAITEAAVWACTACGACTEICPVANAPMHDILQIRRGLVLMEDQYPETLESVYQGMERNGNPWNMSVGERMGWAKDLQVPTVEENPDAELLWWVGCAPSYDKRAQETARALVRILQTAEVSFSILGNRERCTGDSARRSGNEYLFSELAGTNIATLNQVKPKRIMTTCPHCLHTLGKEYSAMGGHYHVIHHTELLSELADQGRIPVEVLQEDVTFHDPCYLGRQNDITEAPRSVLENVGATTIEMPRNKKNSFCCGAGGAQMWMEEPAPRINDARYVEAAATGADTVATGCPFCLTMLRDAATKAGPNGPAIKDVAEIIAERLPAESGSR from the coding sequence ATGCTGACCCTGACGGAAAAAGCTCTCTTTACCTTGGCGGCACTTTTTGCCGTGTATGGTACTGGCTTAGGATTCTCCACGGTATTCAAGATCATTCAGCGTGGGCAGTCTCCCGCCCTGAAGCTAGACTGGAGACGCACACTTCGTGCGATGGGGGCATGGATTACAATGGGAGGCATGTGGAAGATGCGCCCTCTGACCAGTACAATACATGCTTCGCTGGCATGGGGCTTCGTCCTTTATCTCCTGGTGAATGTCGTTGATCTGGCACGAGGCTACTTCTCTACACTAATTCTATTCCCGGACTGGATTACCCAAGGCTATCGCCTCACCGTCGATCTCGCAAGCGGCGCCGTGCTACTTGCCATGCTGCTGCTTCTGCTGCGAAGATTCATCCTGCCTGGGCGCGAGGTCCTGACTCAGCGAGACAACATCCTGCGTATCAAAGAGGTGCGCCTGCCTTTCCTACGCCAAACAATATCCCGCGACTCGGCAATCGTTGGTTTTTTTATCCTGTTTCATGTGGGATTTCGTTTGCTTGGAGAATCGGTCGCCATCGGGTTGCATGGCCCGGATCCGTGGCAACCCCTAGCCTCATCCATCACACCACTGTGGTCGGATCTCAGTCCAAATAGTCTCACGATCTGGCACCACGTATGTTGGTGGGGAGCACTGGGATTGATTTTAGCCTTTGCCCCCTACTTCCCATATACAAAACATTTTCACTTCATCATGGCGGGGGTCAATTTCATCACACAGGAAAAACGATCCTCTCCCGGCGCACTGGATCCCATTGACTTTGAAGACGAGAACACGGACGTTTTTGGAGCCCTCACGCTTGAGCAACTCCCGCAATCAAGTATTGCTGATACATTCGCCTGCATCATGTGCAACCGCTGCCAGGATGTTTGTCCAGCTTATGCCACGGGGAAAGAATTATCGCCTGCAGCCCTCGAAATCAATAAGCGCTACTTCGTCAACGAGCATTTATCGGACCTTGCTGCGGGGGGGATCTCCGCGATCGGACTTACAGAATACGCGATCACGGAGGCAGCGGTTTGGGCATGTACCGCATGCGGGGCATGCACAGAGATCTGCCCTGTTGCAAATGCTCCCATGCATGATATCCTGCAGATTCGACGCGGTCTGGTTCTCATGGAAGATCAATATCCAGAAACACTGGAATCCGTCTACCAGGGTATGGAGCGTAATGGAAATCCATGGAATATGAGCGTGGGAGAACGAATGGGATGGGCGAAGGACTTGCAGGTTCCTACTGTTGAGGAAAATCCTGATGCCGAGCTACTCTGGTGGGTCGGCTGTGCTCCCTCCTACGATAAAAGAGCCCAGGAAACAGCACGTGCACTCGTACGCATTCTGCAAACAGCTGAGGTTTCGTTTTCTATTTTGGGAAACCGTGAGCGGTGCACCGGTGACTCCGCACGCAGAAGTGGTAACGAATATCTGTTCTCAGAGCTTGCCGGGACCAATATTGCAACACTGAATCAGGTGAAGCCAAAGCGTATCATGACAACCTGCCCTCACTGCCTGCACACACTTGGCAAGGAGTACTCTGCTATGGGAGGGCATTACCATGTGATCCACCATACGGAATTGTTGTCCGAACTTGCAGACCAAGGGCGTATTCCCGTTGAAGTGCTGCAAGAAGATGTCACGTTTCATGACCCATGCTATCTAGGTCGACAAAATGACATTACCGAGGCCCCACGATCTGTTCTAGAAAATGTCGGTGCAACCACCATAGAAATGCCACGAAATAAGAAGAATTCTTTCTGCTGTGGCGCTGGAGGTGCCCAAATGTGGATGGAGGAGCCTGCGCCAAGAATCAATGATGCCCGCTATGTCGAGGCCGCAGCCACTGGGGCTGATACCGTCGCTACCGGATGTCCTTTCTGTCTAACAATGCTTCGTGACGCCGCCACAAAAGCCGGCCCAAACGGTCCAGCTATCAAGGATGTTGCAGAAATTATAGCCGAACGCCTTCCTGCCGAATCAGGTAGCCGCTAA
- a CDS encoding twin-arginine translocation signal domain-containing protein — protein sequence MLGDKQNSRRDFIKKSAIGTAAVVAGMQGTRTVRASAPATGSVLGANDAVVCGFIGVGGQGFNAHLLNVTNPTNNGRSRHNVQLNAIGAAACDLFSKRRDQAHAALDAARQAAGREAAVEVHEDYQAILDNPDIDAVFIGTVDHWHTKIAVDALDAGKHVYCEKPMTRYFAEGFEIYDKVKETGHKFQIGSQFCTQGKWHAAAELIRGGRIGPLVLAQDSYCRNTPIGEWNYYQIESELEDGTTIDWKKWLGPVSAREFNAQHYHRWRKYYPYCAGILGDLLAHRIHPLLIATGAPEFPKRVCSVGNKKIGDAVFGPEDRDVTDNCQLLAEFPSGLCMLVTGSSVNEQGLGQVIRGNEGTLYFSGESLELRPERPFADLVDGEQMDNLLPGADVPAHIQDFFTAIREDGQTNGNIDVAIRAQTIISMAELSERMGEMIYFNEEDRSLHTGSGSKIEAITYATETH from the coding sequence ATGCTAGGAGATAAGCAAAATTCTCGCCGTGACTTTATCAAGAAATCCGCCATCGGTACCGCCGCTGTCGTGGCCGGTATGCAGGGTACACGGACTGTGCGTGCTTCAGCACCCGCAACTGGTTCGGTATTAGGAGCCAATGATGCGGTTGTGTGCGGATTCATTGGCGTAGGTGGCCAGGGCTTTAACGCTCACTTACTGAACGTCACCAATCCAACGAATAACGGTAGATCCCGTCATAACGTCCAACTGAATGCGATTGGTGCAGCAGCCTGCGATCTATTCTCCAAGCGGCGCGACCAAGCTCACGCCGCACTGGATGCAGCACGTCAGGCGGCTGGCCGCGAAGCTGCGGTAGAAGTCCACGAGGATTATCAGGCAATTCTGGATAACCCGGATATTGACGCGGTATTTATTGGTACAGTTGACCACTGGCACACGAAGATTGCTGTGGATGCATTGGATGCGGGCAAGCATGTATACTGCGAAAAGCCGATGACCCGGTATTTTGCCGAAGGGTTCGAGATCTATGACAAGGTCAAGGAAACTGGTCATAAGTTTCAGATCGGTTCTCAATTCTGTACCCAAGGAAAATGGCATGCAGCCGCAGAGTTGATTCGCGGCGGACGGATTGGTCCACTGGTTCTGGCACAGGACTCATACTGCCGTAATACCCCCATCGGTGAATGGAATTATTACCAGATAGAATCGGAACTCGAAGATGGAACTACGATCGACTGGAAAAAATGGCTGGGGCCGGTATCCGCCCGCGAGTTCAATGCACAACATTACCATCGCTGGCGAAAGTATTATCCGTACTGCGCAGGGATCTTGGGCGACCTCCTCGCGCATCGAATCCATCCCCTTCTGATTGCAACGGGTGCCCCCGAATTTCCAAAGCGGGTATGCTCAGTTGGAAATAAAAAGATCGGAGACGCTGTTTTCGGACCAGAAGACCGTGATGTGACCGATAACTGCCAACTCTTGGCCGAATTCCCAAGTGGACTTTGTATGCTCGTGACGGGCAGCAGTGTCAATGAGCAGGGACTGGGACAGGTTATTCGAGGCAACGAGGGTACGCTGTACTTTAGTGGCGAAAGCCTGGAGCTCCGCCCTGAGCGTCCTTTCGCAGACTTAGTCGATGGAGAGCAAATGGACAACCTTCTGCCTGGTGCAGATGTGCCTGCTCATATTCAAGATTTCTTTACGGCAATTCGTGAAGATGGACAAACGAATGGGAATATTGATGTTGCCATTCGGGCGCAAACCATCATCTCTATGGCAGAATTGAGTGAGCGCATGGGCGAAATGATCTACTTCAATGAAGAAGACCGGTCTCTCCATACGGGTAGCGGATCGAAGATTGAGGCGATCACGTACGCCACCGAAACTCACTAA